One genomic segment of candidate division KSB1 bacterium includes these proteins:
- a CDS encoding protein-L-isoaspartate(D-aspartate) O-methyltransferase produces MKSPKTEQRGRQPETHEAEFAQQRLRMVESQIAAREVKDPLVLEAMRKVPRHLFVPDNLRDSAYDDSPLPIGHGQTISQPYIVAFMTECLRLKGGERVLEVGTGSGYQAAVLAEIVDSVFSIEIVGDLALQAKERLKRLGYKNVNVRQRDGYRGLPDKAPFDAIIVTAAPDHIPQPLVEQLKVGGRMVIPVGSMYQELVVVTKMDEKRVKEESVLPVRFVPMTGEAERKPRHRN; encoded by the coding sequence GTGAAGAGTCCGAAGACTGAACAGCGTGGCAGGCAACCAGAGACCCATGAGGCGGAGTTCGCGCAGCAGCGTCTCCGCATGGTGGAATCGCAGATTGCGGCCCGTGAGGTGAAGGACCCCCTCGTCCTGGAGGCGATGCGCAAGGTTCCACGTCACTTGTTTGTTCCCGACAACCTCCGGGATTCCGCCTACGACGATTCGCCGCTGCCCATTGGGCATGGGCAGACCATCTCGCAACCGTACATCGTCGCCTTCATGACCGAGTGCCTCAGGCTGAAGGGAGGGGAGCGCGTCCTCGAGGTGGGCACCGGTTCGGGATACCAGGCGGCGGTTCTTGCCGAGATCGTCGACTCGGTCTTTTCCATCGAGATCGTGGGTGACCTGGCCCTGCAGGCCAAAGAGCGTCTCAAGCGGCTGGGCTACAAGAACGTGAACGTGCGCCAGAGAGATGGCTACCGCGGTCTGCCTGACAAGGCGCCCTTCGACGCCATCATCGTCACAGCCGCGCCCGACCACATCCCGCAGCCGTTGGTGGAGCAGCTCAAGGTTGGGGGCAGGATGGTCATTCCCGTAGGCTCAATGTACCAGGAGCTGGTAGTGGTCACCAAGATGGACGAGAAGCGGGTGAAAGAGGAGTCGGTGTTGCCGGTTCGCTTCGTGCCGATGACCGGCGAGGCCGAGCGCAAGCCCCGCCACCGCAATTGA
- a CDS encoding NUDIX domain-containing protein, with protein sequence MRYRFCPACGETLRRRELEGRERLVCSECGFVHYENPVPAVGVVVVDDGQFLLVKRKYPPRQGMWSLPAGFMEVDETPTETAVREAREETGLDVRVGPLLGVYAGDDDPRVRVVLIVYGAEIVGGKLVAGDDAEDARFFPVSKPLPEMAFASHCRVLQEAARQVKQGKSR encoded by the coding sequence GTGCGCTACCGGTTTTGCCCGGCATGTGGGGAGACATTGCGCAGAAGGGAGCTGGAGGGGCGCGAACGGCTGGTCTGCAGCGAGTGCGGATTTGTCCACTACGAGAATCCGGTGCCGGCGGTTGGCGTGGTCGTGGTCGACGATGGGCAGTTCCTGCTAGTGAAGCGCAAGTACCCGCCTCGCCAGGGCATGTGGAGCCTGCCCGCGGGCTTCATGGAAGTCGACGAGACGCCCACCGAGACAGCGGTCAGAGAGGCACGCGAGGAGACGGGCCTGGACGTGCGCGTCGGCCCTTTGCTGGGGGTCTACGCGGGTGACGACGATCCCCGTGTGCGCGTGGTGCTCATCGTCTACGGGGCTGAAATAGTCGGCGGCAAGCTGGTGGCGGGCGACGACGCCGAAGATGCGCGCTTCTTCCCCGTGAGCAAGCCTCTTCCGGAAATGGCATTTGCCAGTCACTGTCGCGTTCTGCAGGAGGCGGCCCGCCAGGTGAAGCAGGGGAAAAGCCGATAG
- a CDS encoding histone deacetylase yields MTVARTGFVYDPTFLMHRVSSLHPEQPARLQAIVGALEETGLLGKLTPLAPRAAELDELTTVHAADYVERVKWACSRGDGFLDSLDTEICPDSFLAAKLAVGAALCAVDAVVEGKVDNAFCAVRPPGHHATHAKAMGFCIFNNVALTARHLQRVHGLERVLIVDWDVHHGNGTQEAFYYDETVFYFSVHRYPYYPGTGAASETGEDKGRGFTLNVPLPAGADDGVYEKVFEEKLLPAAKTFQPDFVLISAGFDPHHADPLGGMRVSEEGFRTMLRVVLEVAGSTCDGKVVSVLEGGYRLDALRTCVCDHIAMLMAA; encoded by the coding sequence GTGACCGTGGCGCGCACCGGGTTCGTCTACGACCCTACTTTTCTCATGCACCGGGTGAGCAGCCTCCACCCGGAACAACCGGCGCGCCTCCAGGCCATCGTTGGTGCCTTGGAGGAAACAGGCCTCTTGGGGAAGTTGACGCCGTTGGCGCCTCGGGCTGCCGAGCTCGATGAGTTGACCACCGTGCATGCCGCGGACTATGTGGAGAGGGTAAAGTGGGCCTGTTCGCGGGGGGACGGCTTTCTGGACTCTCTGGACACCGAGATTTGTCCCGATTCCTTCCTGGCAGCCAAGCTGGCCGTAGGAGCGGCGCTGTGCGCGGTGGACGCTGTGGTCGAGGGCAAGGTTGACAACGCCTTCTGCGCGGTTCGCCCCCCAGGGCATCATGCGACGCACGCCAAGGCGATGGGTTTCTGCATTTTCAACAACGTGGCGCTGACTGCGCGCCATCTCCAGCGGGTGCACGGCCTGGAACGCGTTCTGATCGTCGATTGGGATGTCCATCACGGCAACGGGACCCAGGAAGCGTTCTACTACGACGAAACCGTCTTCTACTTCTCCGTGCATCGCTACCCTTACTACCCGGGTACCGGGGCAGCCAGCGAGACCGGCGAAGACAAGGGCAGAGGCTTCACCCTTAACGTGCCGCTGCCAGCCGGCGCTGATGACGGCGTTTACGAGAAAGTCTTCGAAGAAAAGCTGTTGCCGGCAGCGAAAACCTTTCAACCTGACTTTGTACTGATCTCTGCCGGTTTTGACCCGCATCATGCGGACCCCCTGGGCGGGATGCGCGTCAGCGAGGAGGGGTTCAGAACCATGCTGCGAGTGGTGCTCGAGGTTGCCGGCTCAACCTGCGACGGGAAAGTTGTTTCGGTTCTCGAAGGTGGCTATCGCTTGGACGCACTGCGTACGTGCGTCTGCGACCATATCGCGATGCTTATGGCCGCGTGA
- a CDS encoding SPOR domain-containing protein: MTPLLLAQVPETVTLLLEQNRLAEIKQRLPDLVRQFPNDPTVLFLQGATETEGARAARYYKRVAEEFPTTAFADEALFRLAEYDFALGLYHSAAQHCLQLACQYPDSPLCDDAHYVRAQCLLARDERDSAAYALEWFLKKYPDSPYARLAALEVASKAASQQPAPTPTARGQASPEQYSVQVGAFREKANAEKLARALGREGYQCEVVPKERGRDLFYLVWVGSFQSEEAARRKGEELQARHGLPFRIVRR, encoded by the coding sequence GTGACGCCATTGCTCCTCGCGCAAGTGCCGGAGACTGTCACGCTGCTCCTCGAGCAGAATCGACTTGCCGAGATCAAACAGCGGCTGCCGGACCTTGTGCGACAGTTTCCCAATGACCCGACGGTCCTTTTCCTTCAGGGGGCGACCGAGACCGAGGGGGCGCGGGCGGCGCGTTACTACAAGCGAGTAGCCGAGGAGTTCCCGACGACTGCCTTTGCCGATGAGGCGCTGTTTCGTCTGGCCGAGTACGACTTTGCCCTTGGCCTCTACCACAGCGCCGCGCAACACTGCCTCCAGCTAGCCTGCCAGTACCCGGATTCCCCCCTGTGCGACGATGCTCATTATGTGCGCGCCCAGTGCCTTTTGGCTCGTGATGAGCGCGACTCTGCCGCCTATGCCCTGGAGTGGTTCTTGAAGAAATATCCCGACTCGCCTTATGCTCGCTTAGCGGCTCTCGAAGTAGCCAGCAAGGCTGCCAGCCAGCAACCCGCGCCCACGCCCACGGCTCGGGGGCAAGCATCTCCGGAGCAGTATAGCGTGCAGGTCGGCGCGTTCAGGGAAAAGGCCAATGCTGAGAAGCTGGCGCGCGCTCTTGGCAGAGAGGGTTACCAGTGTGAGGTCGTGCCCAAGGAACGCGGGCGCGACCTGTTTTACCTCGTCTGGGTGGGATCGTTCCAAAGTGAGGAGGCCGCACGCAGAAAGGGTGAGGAGCTCCAGGCCCGCCACGGGCTGCCTTTCCGGATAGTGCGGCGTTAG
- a CDS encoding Mth938-like domain-containing protein — translation MKVERYRFGQIVIDGAAYERDLIVGPGGIVPDWWRKEGHKLQPVDIEEVVRSDKPELLIVGTGKYGLMRVLPETVQLLREHGVELVVARTDEAVEKFNAVADSKRVVAAFHLTC, via the coding sequence ATGAAGGTTGAAAGGTACCGCTTTGGTCAAATCGTCATAGACGGTGCTGCTTACGAGCGCGACCTGATAGTTGGCCCAGGGGGAATTGTACCAGACTGGTGGCGCAAAGAGGGACACAAGCTGCAGCCCGTGGACATTGAGGAGGTCGTGCGCAGCGACAAGCCGGAACTTCTCATCGTTGGCACCGGCAAGTACGGACTGATGAGGGTGCTCCCGGAGACTGTGCAGCTCCTTCGCGAGCATGGCGTCGAGCTGGTGGTGGCGCGCACAGACGAAGCGGTCGAAAAGTTCAACGCCGTTGCGGACAGCAAGCGAGTGGTGGCTGCGTTCCATCTGACGTGCTGA
- a CDS encoding homocysteine S-methyltransferase family protein, which translates to MDRSFRAELGTKILLFDGATGTTLQALGLPVGTLPEVWNLENPEAVVQTHRGYVEVGADVVITNTLGANRFRLRETPLAGRAYEVNRRAAELARKAAGTRAFVAGSVGSTGLMLALGEVSESDVLEAYQEQVRGLVDGGADLIAVETMTDVGEACLAVKAAKSVCTLPVVATMSFEPGKKGYCTVMGTDIPTAVRRLEDAGADATGSNCGTGIDDMVAIIQEMRAHTHLPLLAEPNAGLPQMRAGKVIYTETPEYMASRVPDLLRAGAMLVGGCCGTTVEHIKLFRQVLDAWSAQSST; encoded by the coding sequence ATGGATCGCTCTTTTCGAGCTGAGCTCGGCACCAAAATCTTGCTCTTTGACGGCGCGACAGGTACCACCTTGCAGGCCTTGGGCCTGCCTGTGGGCACACTGCCCGAGGTCTGGAACTTGGAAAACCCCGAGGCGGTCGTGCAGACCCATCGCGGCTACGTTGAAGTGGGAGCAGACGTCGTCATCACCAACACTCTGGGCGCCAACCGCTTTCGCCTGCGCGAGACCCCGCTGGCTGGGCGTGCCTACGAGGTGAACCGGCGCGCTGCGGAGCTGGCGCGCAAGGCGGCAGGCACACGCGCGTTCGTGGCCGGGTCGGTGGGCTCCACCGGGCTCATGCTTGCCCTCGGCGAAGTCTCCGAAAGCGACGTTCTCGAAGCCTATCAGGAGCAGGTGCGTGGCCTGGTGGATGGGGGCGCTGACCTGATTGCCGTGGAGACGATGACGGATGTGGGCGAGGCATGCCTGGCCGTGAAGGCGGCCAAAAGCGTGTGCACCCTGCCTGTGGTAGCCACCATGTCTTTCGAGCCAGGCAAGAAGGGCTATTGCACGGTGATGGGGACCGATATCCCTACGGCCGTGCGCCGACTGGAAGATGCTGGTGCCGATGCCACCGGCAGCAACTGCGGCACCGGCATCGACGATATGGTCGCCATAATCCAGGAAATGCGCGCGCACACGCATCTGCCACTCCTTGCCGAGCCGAATGCGGGGCTTCCGCAGATGCGCGCTGGCAAGGTAATTTACACCGAAACGCCGGAGTACATGGCATCGCGTGTGCCGGACCTGCTGCGCGCGGGTGCCATGTTGGTGGGCGGCTGTTGCGGCACCACCGTCGAGCACATCAAGCTGTTCCGGCAAGTGCTGGATGCGTGGTCAGCGCAGTCGAGCACGTAG
- the nfi gene encoding deoxyribonuclease V (cleaves DNA at apurinic or apyrimidinic sites): MATHSSYSVSGPGERDSGEGSGEGSHPLCPPRVSVSEARAVQAKMAGLLGDGKLFEGPVATIAAGDVAYARHGDRVWAAVVLYQMSDLSLIEFALAEAGTSFPYVPGLLSFREGPVLLKAFSLLRSMPDVALFDGQGTAHPRGLGLASHMGLCLGLPTVGCAKSRLVGEHAPVGMGRGAFSWLMLNGQKVGAAVRTRAGVKPVYVSAGHRMSQERAIQLVLATSTRYRLPEPLRQAHLLASRCRDSEE, from the coding sequence ATGGCGACCCACAGCAGTTACTCCGTCAGCGGCCCGGGTGAGAGAGATAGCGGCGAAGGCAGTGGGGAGGGGTCCCATCCTCTCTGTCCGCCAAGGGTCTCGGTGAGCGAGGCGCGCGCCGTGCAAGCAAAGATGGCAGGGCTCTTGGGAGATGGGAAACTTTTTGAGGGGCCCGTTGCCACCATCGCCGCGGGGGATGTGGCCTACGCTCGCCACGGGGACAGGGTGTGGGCAGCGGTGGTCCTGTACCAGATGTCGGACCTGAGTCTGATCGAGTTTGCTTTGGCCGAAGCAGGGACCTCCTTTCCATACGTCCCCGGTCTGCTGTCATTCCGGGAAGGTCCGGTCTTGCTTAAGGCCTTCTCCTTGCTGCGCTCTATGCCCGATGTGGCACTGTTTGATGGTCAAGGGACCGCCCACCCACGGGGCCTCGGGTTGGCCAGCCACATGGGACTGTGTTTGGGCCTGCCCACGGTGGGGTGCGCGAAGAGCCGGCTTGTTGGTGAGCATGCCCCGGTGGGCATGGGGAGAGGAGCCTTCAGCTGGCTCATGCTCAACGGGCAAAAAGTCGGAGCTGCGGTTCGCACGCGCGCTGGAGTAAAGCCAGTGTACGTGTCTGCGGGGCATCGCATGAGCCAGGAGCGGGCCATCCAGTTGGTGCTGGCCACCTCTACCCGTTATCGATTGCCAGAGCCACTTCGCCAGGCTCATCTACTGGCGAGCAGGTGTCGAGATAGTGAGGAGTGA
- a CDS encoding LapA family protein, translated as MWLVRWIGAIVVVLVLVVLATQNSALQVVVRFYKWQSVELPLWVVMYLSYAAGLLTWLLISLIRVFALRADIRRLTKENEKLKAELGRLRNISVQEGMLAPAKLTPGAIEEELERT; from the coding sequence ATGTGGTTGGTGCGTTGGATTGGCGCGATTGTGGTCGTGCTGGTACTGGTGGTGCTGGCCACCCAGAACTCAGCCCTGCAGGTGGTGGTGCGTTTCTACAAGTGGCAGAGTGTCGAGCTTCCGCTCTGGGTGGTGATGTACCTGAGCTACGCGGCAGGACTTCTCACCTGGCTGCTCATCTCGCTCATTCGCGTCTTCGCGCTGCGCGCGGACATTCGTCGGCTGACCAAGGAAAACGAGAAGTTGAAAGCCGAACTCGGACGACTTCGCAACATTTCAGTGCAAGAAGGAATGTTGGCGCCTGCCAAACTCACCCCTGGCGCTATAGAAGAGGAGTTGGAACGGACGTAA
- a CDS encoding tetratricopeptide repeat protein encodes MDKIVILAIVMTALFLIGVAVFFPSSRRQRKRDDQVWRDYARALELLMSGELEQAQELLRAIVERNSDFVSAYIKIGDVFRLTGRVEQAIHVHQEQQAREGLTPEQSQALHRSLVRDYFAAGKQERGLEYVDALLARDRDDAWALRWKTRFCEQMRDWDGAYDALERFCKVKGTADNQTLAFYKVQRGKQLVEEGKGREGRLRFREAIKLDEKCVAAYLELSSSYRSERRYRDALNVLRRLVEAAPEHAAAAFELIEDVLYEAGDFGDIENVYTSIIQRAPDSAEAYLGLASLQAKMGQHQRAIELCRQALGKDPDNLAAKIYLARFLHAVGRHNEAASQALEVLEHTDRQRARYVCQHCGWTSEVPSPRCVQCLRPMPVATAAGGAQQG; translated from the coding sequence ATGGACAAGATCGTCATCCTGGCCATCGTTATGACCGCGCTTTTCTTGATCGGCGTGGCCGTGTTCTTTCCCTCCAGCAGGCGCCAGCGGAAACGTGACGACCAAGTGTGGCGCGACTATGCCCGTGCTCTGGAGCTCCTCATGAGCGGCGAGCTCGAGCAGGCCCAAGAGCTCCTGCGGGCCATCGTGGAGCGCAACAGCGACTTTGTTAGCGCCTATATCAAAATCGGCGATGTCTTCCGCCTGACCGGCCGCGTAGAGCAGGCCATCCACGTTCATCAGGAACAGCAGGCAAGAGAGGGCTTGACCCCGGAGCAGTCACAGGCGCTGCACAGGAGCCTGGTGCGCGACTATTTCGCCGCCGGCAAACAGGAGCGAGGGCTTGAGTACGTGGACGCGCTGTTGGCGCGCGACAGGGACGATGCCTGGGCTCTTCGTTGGAAAACCCGCTTCTGTGAGCAAATGCGCGACTGGGACGGCGCCTACGATGCACTTGAGCGCTTCTGCAAGGTCAAAGGCACTGCTGACAATCAAACGTTGGCCTTTTACAAGGTACAAAGGGGCAAGCAGCTGGTGGAAGAAGGCAAAGGTAGAGAGGGCCGCCTCAGGTTTCGCGAGGCTATCAAACTGGACGAAAAGTGCGTGGCGGCCTATCTTGAGCTCTCTTCCTCCTACAGGTCAGAGAGGCGCTACCGCGATGCGCTCAATGTGCTGAGGCGCTTGGTGGAGGCAGCTCCTGAGCATGCCGCCGCGGCTTTTGAGCTCATTGAGGACGTGCTGTACGAAGCGGGCGATTTCGGCGATATCGAGAACGTGTACACGTCGATCATCCAGCGGGCTCCCGACTCGGCAGAGGCCTACTTGGGACTTGCCTCGCTGCAGGCGAAGATGGGACAGCACCAGCGGGCAATCGAGCTGTGCAGGCAGGCACTCGGCAAAGATCCCGATAACCTCGCCGCGAAGATCTATTTAGCCCGCTTCCTCCACGCAGTGGGGCGCCACAACGAGGCGGCCAGTCAGGCGCTGGAGGTCCTGGAGCATACCGACCGGCAGCGAGCCCGCTACGTATGTCAGCATTGTGGTTGGACGTCAGAGGTGCCCAGCCCGCGCTGCGTGCAGTGCCTCCGCCCAATGCCGGTGGCCACAGCAGCTGGCGGCGCGCAGCAAGGCTGA
- a CDS encoding M1 family metallopeptidase, which translates to MKRQLLGTIFALLFSSSLCLSQGLDCQKMANYQIEVSLDAVARTLAGKEVLTWTNASSRPVDTLYFHLYWNAFKNNRSVFATESRQGLNWSQRELEGRSPKEWGWIDVTEMRLEDDGRSEDLSTHVAFAAPGAGESEDETVLRVVLPRPVLPRQTISIALGFRAKIPTKQPRTGYRGDFFFFGQWFPKVGVLWDGVWNCHPFHTNTEFFADYGDYDVRITVPARFIVGATGTLRDSTAHADGTVTYRFVQECVHDFAWTASPRFLVRTRRFEHPELAPVTMRLLLQPEHKGDEEAYFGATANTLKYYGLWYGAYPYGYVTIVDPAWNSRADGMEYPTLFCGGSEWWLPAGVLTPEWLTIHECGHQWWYGLVGSNEFEHPWLDEGINSYADGRCADAAYGDDLYMRRYLGVPVVFPEVKRPMRTRWRGPMLTAKPDRMDRRGWEFVDGQSYSVNAYRKPALMLATLEGYLGDELFTSILRTYAERYRFKHPRPEDFVRVVNELVPENMDWFFGQLFTGSGILDYAVTSVSARAVPAPEGYFGTGEQMRYKKPGEKAKPASLLYESEVLVQRRGEVRFPVELQVRFEDGESVTEKWDGNDLWRRFRYVRPAQVMSAEVDPSRKVLLDIDFTNNSRFRQPESGAALKWTVRWLGWLQHLLEVFAFFV; encoded by the coding sequence ATGAAAAGACAGCTCCTCGGTACCATCTTCGCTCTGCTTTTCTCCTCCTCTCTTTGCCTAAGCCAAGGGCTGGATTGCCAGAAGATGGCCAACTACCAGATTGAGGTGTCCCTGGATGCGGTAGCGCGCACCCTGGCGGGGAAGGAGGTACTGACCTGGACAAATGCCTCCTCGAGACCAGTGGACACTCTCTACTTCCACCTCTACTGGAACGCCTTCAAGAACAACCGTTCTGTGTTCGCAACAGAGTCGAGGCAAGGTCTCAACTGGAGTCAACGCGAACTGGAGGGCCGCTCTCCCAAAGAGTGGGGCTGGATTGACGTGACCGAAATGCGACTTGAGGATGACGGCCGCAGCGAGGACCTGAGCACGCACGTGGCCTTTGCCGCCCCGGGGGCCGGCGAGAGCGAAGATGAAACGGTACTGCGCGTGGTGCTGCCCAGACCGGTGCTGCCCAGGCAGACAATCAGCATCGCGCTCGGCTTTCGCGCCAAGATTCCCACCAAACAGCCCCGCACTGGCTACCGGGGTGACTTTTTCTTCTTCGGCCAGTGGTTCCCCAAGGTCGGCGTGCTCTGGGACGGGGTTTGGAACTGTCACCCTTTTCATACGAACACGGAGTTTTTTGCAGACTATGGCGACTATGACGTGCGGATAACCGTGCCTGCGCGCTTCATTGTGGGGGCCACAGGGACACTCCGCGACTCGACTGCACACGCGGACGGGACGGTGACCTACCGCTTCGTGCAGGAGTGCGTGCACGACTTTGCTTGGACAGCAAGCCCGCGTTTTCTGGTACGCACACGCCGCTTCGAGCACCCCGAGTTAGCGCCGGTCACCATGCGCCTCCTTCTTCAGCCTGAACACAAGGGGGATGAGGAGGCCTATTTCGGCGCCACCGCCAACACGCTGAAGTACTATGGCCTTTGGTACGGTGCTTATCCCTACGGTTACGTTACCATCGTCGACCCGGCGTGGAACAGCCGCGCGGACGGCATGGAGTATCCCACGCTCTTCTGCGGCGGGAGTGAGTGGTGGCTCCCCGCTGGGGTGCTCACCCCAGAGTGGTTGACCATCCACGAGTGCGGGCACCAATGGTGGTACGGCCTGGTGGGCAGCAACGAGTTCGAGCATCCCTGGCTCGATGAGGGCATCAACTCCTATGCCGATGGGCGTTGCGCAGACGCTGCCTACGGCGACGACCTCTACATGCGGCGCTACTTGGGAGTGCCGGTGGTCTTCCCTGAGGTGAAAAGGCCGATGCGCACCCGGTGGCGCGGGCCTATGCTCACCGCCAAGCCCGACCGTATGGATAGACGCGGCTGGGAATTTGTGGACGGACAGAGCTACAGCGTCAACGCCTACCGCAAGCCGGCGCTCATGCTTGCTACGCTCGAAGGGTACCTGGGCGATGAGCTCTTCACCTCCATCCTGCGAACCTATGCCGAGCGTTACCGCTTCAAACACCCTCGGCCAGAGGATTTCGTGCGGGTCGTCAATGAACTGGTCCCGGAGAACATGGACTGGTTCTTCGGCCAACTCTTCACGGGCTCTGGGATTCTGGACTATGCAGTGACCTCCGTGTCCGCAAGGGCCGTTCCTGCACCAGAAGGTTACTTTGGTACGGGGGAACAGATGCGCTACAAGAAGCCGGGGGAGAAAGCGAAACCCGCTTCGCTGCTCTATGAGTCCGAAGTGCTGGTGCAGAGGCGGGGAGAGGTGCGGTTTCCTGTGGAGCTGCAGGTGCGCTTTGAAGACGGCGAGAGCGTGACGGAGAAGTGGGATGGGAACGACCTCTGGCGCAGATTCCGCTATGTGCGACCGGCGCAGGTAATGTCTGCCGAGGTTGACCCTTCGCGGAAAGTGCTCCTCGACATCGATTTTACCAACAACAGTCGCTTTCGCCAGCCCGAGTCAGGCGCGGCGCTAAAGTGGACGGTGCGGTGGCTTGGCTGGCTGCAGCACCTGCTGGAAGTCTTTGCCTTTTTCGTCTGA